The sequence catatatggggggggTGGGTTTgtaaaatgaccacgataagccacatgggggggggggtgttgctctcgaaccacgtggttttttacacgaaaactattggtgaataacaatagcggtttaaaaatacaaagcattaaaatttaatgatttaatcatcaAACGCAAAGCGAGATGATggccacgtagcgtctttttcaactcagcgttaaaagaCGAAGGTGTGCATCAggaaaaaccggtaacgcagcgtcgggcgcaacgccgatgcatatctacGTTATTGgaccattttagcctttgatcctatttccataaaaaaaaataacgaaaaacgggttgcgattcagtctcaatttccacacacaaaatttggaaaggaaaaatggaaaaatatttttaaaaaaatcgccacgcacCCCACCGCCgtagatggtttttggcatcacgccgccgactaTTTTGCATCAGTGGACTGcaactacaattttgaaaatttttcatgtttttcaaaatgtacAATGAGAGTTCATGTTTTTacgaaatgtaggcaatgaaCTGTGTATAACAAGTTTTCAACAGTGCCTGAcgatattcaattttcaatagtttagcgcctTTATTTAATTGTTTCTAATGATTGTGCAAAATCTTAAACAGTTTGTTGATCCATtgacaaaaaaatcatcaaaatcggatgagTATTAGTACATACTTCCTGACcaattttcgtgacggtcttaaATTTGATTCTGCAGAATGACCACCCCCCCTCTAtattacgtcaaaaaatttccattggaaatttagaagaatttcctttgtagATTCATTAatgttgcccaggattttgaaaataaattttagagattctgtaaaaaaaaagtcagctggaatttttttctaatttgtactgggaattcttcggaatttgatgtttattagaattttcaacgtgaatatgcatttcggatccttctacggattcttttagttctttaaaatttctaccgaacatttttcggaactcttccacataatttcggaaaaaaaagtcgttgaaattctaaagatttttccgttgagactccgaagaatttcttgtcaatattctgaagggttcccttgcaactccagaataattattcttgaaaattcagaagatcttggaatttaaaataaatccaacaacaaatgtaggcaataatttaggcttaagaagcctaggttaaataatagtgttataataacgattgaaattcatttccaaaacaaatctcaaccctttcaagacggatgggtcatataggCCCAGCTTTtcagattgtctataaaatcacaaaagatagctaggccaccattttcttcagcaaaattgttcatctagatattggctttacagaaaaaatatgggagctcaaatttgactgaccctggaaactcagatatccgagaccttgggaagatttcgattctaagagcatgcaaatgaagttgaaatgtttgaatcgtaAACCACATTGTTTCATCATTCTGAATACttagataagatgggtcatcctgaacgttaagccagtgattaatattcaggaatacgagatgctcaaggtaatccaaaacgttctcgagttcagcccacgatatcTATCAGCAATGtcttcatcatcggtatatacctaatccgatgcaataagcatatgatcctaatttccattaacataatatccaagagacaaggtacccaaaattgagtcaacatcaagttgcacaatgacaatgaggtttgttcgcaaactttTTTTATAGGGCTCTAGAAGCACTGGGTTTGAGAGATGAACCAGCACTGGACTGAAAATctatttaataaagaaaaaagtagaaattttacataataaaataaatttacaataaagaaatcaggacaTGAGTATTAAATAGATATAAAATTTCTATGCAAAacagtaaacagttgaaaattttccacaaaacaataataaattaacacttgtaaaagcaaaaattgcaattataaaataataattttccacacagaaatcaaaatgttccatgaaaaaaataacaaaatgttcatgaataaatcaatattagcaataaacaattacaaatgttttcagaaaaaaaatattcttttccacaaaaaatatttttttccacaaaatatctatataataaaaatgagttgagatttccttcctgacgatttaactcgcgatcGGGTTGACCGATATGCAagatttttccctaatcgattcgttttgggatccgcaaaaataagaaaatttacatTGAGAAAATACtaaaaagcaatcaaattgataacattttccatgaacttcaaacgcttCCAAAGAAGAGGTTATCCACTGAAAAATGCtcaatttatatattattttatattctttcatggaaaatatcctttttttaatgttctttattgattttttcgtggaaaggttttaatttttggtaaaaaaaaatatttattttgtggaaaattttgtaactatttattgctaatactgatttatttatggaatgattgtatttttttccgtgaaacatttcgatttctttatggaatttttttttcataattgcaatttttggttttcaaagtgttaatttatttttgttttgtggaaaattcttaattgtttaagaaaattttgcattatttgtagaaaaattaatatttttttattgttcataggaccatgatttctttattggaaatttcctaattgttatggaaaatttttatatttttttaagcagGGTTTCTACTTCAGACGATATcgtatcttagaacatcgactcatggaaggtctATTGTAGGttgtgaaagtaataaatgaaatcgcatcggctcaatggacctgcttgaATGCTTAGCGAtgtacggatacatcgttcagaacttggttgatcgggtcgttTCATAACTCCGTAATATCATGTCTCATGATTACATCATTATTTGTGAATATATTCTCAacttaggacattttgtttcttggcatgatttttgatactttcaaggatatgtacttcagagcagtttggcctatgacacccgaaaaaaaatacgacttttcagttcttactatactagttttggcaagattgagtggaaaaccctaaatatgtacgttaaatccatgtaaaaaatcgtcctgaaagggttaaatagcaaaatataacaataaattctagaataccaaaaggaacccaaagataTTGAAGACTGTAGATATAAAATGAAAACTAGCattcaatgccaaaaaattaaaaaatatagggataatttggaaagtttctaagccattagaaatttttataacatattcacGAGTCCACATTTTTCGTATCCTTATGCATCGAAGGTAAAaggagttctagatatcctaatacctgatacagattacaacatgataacatcatcaaaatgttagaattcataaaatttataatttccatgctgggtttagtttgattttgaatcagttgaaatttctgtttttgttcatcttcaaaattgatcgggttaaccatatgttttagttatataagttttttttaaattttttggtttttgaaaaaaccacgtggtcatagggggggaggggggtgggtGGTCTGCcgaatgaccacgataagccacatagggggagggggggtgtttaaaatcttaaaaatatgaccacgtggtttctggacggcccctaaaGCAATAAATTAGTTGCCGAATAATAGGAGGTCTCCCGTCATCAGGGATAAATATCGTTGACGAATAATCAAACAGAATTTATACGCCTTTTAAAGTATATCGTAGAGAAAGTTCTCTCACTGACTACCCCTCTTCCAAAGAAAAGtaacaagcagaggatttcttagCGACTTACCACTTCAGAATGATCGAAAACAATAACATGCATGTTGaagtgataaactgcaaagaaatcctgTACTTTTCACATGTTTATTTAAACGAGGGGAGTCACTATCGAATAatgtaccatgcgcctccacgTGCACatataaaagaaaaatgaaagattTATTGATTTGTTTTACAGTTCTCAATGTTTAAACAGCATATGCTAACTACATTTtcgaaacaaaataaaaattactgCTATTGTTACTTTTCTTCATCTTATACCTTTTACAATAACAATTGTATAACAAACCAAAATACCAAAAACATTTTGGTCGATTGAATTTTATCATCTACTTAAGGCCAACACTTCTCCTCAAATATCGCTATGTGATGCAGAATAAAAACCGCAACCGAATCGTCATAAATTTGTTGACACCGCCGTGAAGCGCATCGCATCATGCGCGGCAGTACGTCGAGAACCAGCCACGAGAACGGACCAACGGACGGTCGCTCGGATTGGTGCGGCGGTTATagattcgcaaaaaaaaaataaacggttCGAATATCTTGGCTGGGCATCTATTGCCGGTTTAATTATATAATATTGCAGCGTGAACAAAGCGTGGCGTCTAATTAACGGAGGGTCATCTCGATTTGGGCCGGAGCTTTTGCGGCCTAATTGAGAACGAAATGGTACGTTATCAGTGTTCGGGAAGACATCCAACGACCTTACAGGACTTTCACTGTTGGTTGAACTGTTAGAATTTCCTGTTAGAATTTCTGTGTTGAACTTGGTATGATCTTCTATGATGACAGTGACAGTGAAAAAATCGGCCCAGAAATGGGTCAAAGTGAAGAGTGCGATTCCACAATTTTATGTCGTGGATGATTGTGCTGCCGTGCAAAGTATTAATAGTGGGGAGTGATTTTAAATTTAGACTGTTTTGTTTACATCCCGAGCAGTCGGTGCGGCTAATACCAGCCATGTTTTGGCTCAGATTGAGATCGGCGTTCGTTATATCTTATAGTGAAGACTGCAAACGATAtggtttaaatatttatatttagtATGTTTTCGGTCAACTTTCACTTTTGAATTGCAATCATTGACGTCTGAGCGTGTGTCGGAGGTCCAGCGAAGAGTTTTATCTTATCAAAACCAgacatttatttataatttcacAATTGGATGAACAGCTCTTCTGGTTAGCTCTGTGGCAATTTTCGACAAAGTTAGTAGGTCCTCGGCAGTAATAAGTTACTTTGATTTAAGAGAAGATATACTCTAGTTTTACCCagttttaaaaagaaatctTGTTTTTCacaggcattacatcccccactggtaTATTGCCGCCTCGGCTCGttaacagcgaggtttctaagccatgttatcatttttgcattcgtatatcatgaggctaacgagattatacttgtatgcccaggggttcgatacaatttccaaccctaaaatttcctagaccggaccggacatccaccctcagcatggtcatgctttgtagccgcgttttTTCCGCACGGCTAAAAAGGGTTCCTTTAAAGCCCCTTCAAAAAGAAATGCAATCTATCAatagattattttaaaatattttttagttcTTTCGAAAGTCATCATAGAAgttataataaatataaaatggaaGGTTATTACAAGTAGGATATTGCGCTATGGAAAGTCATACCCATCAGTCGATCAAAAAATCATCAATCAAATTTGTAGTATTCTTGAATCTTGACTTTGAATTCGTCACGTTAAAGTTTACAATTTGTGTCAAGCAACAGTTAGCAATATAATTTTTAAACTATACACCTGAGAAACTGGAAGGAAATAGTCAATTGAAAGGATAAATGAGGTTTAAGGAGgactttgaaaactgttcatttGTCTCTATATAGCATTGAAAAGAGCTAcaaaattattaataaaaatatttgcatTCTTTTTCTGAATTACAAAAAGTATCCTTAATCATAATGAAAAACGAAAACTCtaatttaaaactattttatagAATGTTTTGTTTAGTACAATATGGAGAACTAATGGAAACTTCGAACGATCATAAATTGTACCGTTGTCGGTTCCATTTACATACCCATAGCAACAAAACAACTTAAAGTTTCAACTAGACTAATAATGTCACATCCACCCGAAAACATGACCCaatttccttcaaatattcTGAGCACCATCCattgaaaacgtaaacagcaGCTTATCTTGTTTTATTCTTCTTGAGTTCGGTCAGCCTGATATCTCTTCTACAAATAATGCTCAAACGCAACGAACGCTTATCTCGAATCTAGCCAATGCTGATATTTACAATCTCTGCAGCATTTCACACCGATTCAATATTTGCTATTCGCATTGCTTGCATTTGGCTGCCCATTGGGAGCAAGCAGCTCTAAAATTCTGGTGCTTGTACCATTTCCTGCACCAAGCCACTGGCTTTGGCTGAACCACTTCGTCCAGGAGCTGCTGGAACGAGGTCATCAGTTAACGGCCGTCACCAACTTTCCCGCCAAATCAGCCCATCCCAACTACACAGAGATTTTGATCGACCCACCATACGATATCCCACACTACTGTGAGTGTTCCGAGCATAAACAAATTTCGACAAAGTAACTAACGATCTTTCTCGTCGTTCCAGTTCCGATTTCGGATATATTCGACTCCAAATACAGCAGCGACTGGTCCAACTTGGCACTATACTGGAGGGTAGGCCTCACTACGACACAATATGCCCTGGAGAATACCAATGTACAACAATTCATCGAGCAGGATGATACCGACTTTGATTTGGTCATTTCGGAGCAGTTCTACCAGGAGGCGTTCCTGATGTTTGCCCACAAGTACAGGGCTCCGATCGTGACATTGGGTTCGTCAATCAATTAGAGTTTCATCtgccaaaaaaattaaatttctttttttagGAACTTTGGGGTATACGGATTTTATGGACAGAGCAATGGGACTGATGACTCCATGGTCATTTGTTCCACATCCCATTCTGTTGTACATGGATGAAATGAACTTCTTCCAGAGGTGCTACAATTTCCTGATTTCAGTAACCGATGCCGTTGTACGTAAATACTATTACCTACCACGGCAGGATAGACTGGCCAAGAAATACTTTGCTTCTATTGAAGGTATGTTGGGTTTGCATTACTTTATCGATTCATTATCATTCAAAATCAGTAAATGATCTAAGACATTATTTGACTGTTCAATACTTCTTCTTCAAACTTGAATTATGGATAACTGTATATGTTATTCTATAAGAAATATTCGTCTCCTATTACCAGGTATAATACAATATGAAGATCGGACATCCATAGTGGGACGTGGTGTAAACGAACCGACCATAAAAAATATCATCCAATTAAACATTGTCTCCTTAACACCAAATATAATATCTTATTCCGCTTCTTCCACAGGGCCGGAATCGTTTCCATCCGTAAAAGAGCTGGAAACGTCCATCTCGGTAATGCTGATCAACAGTCATATTTCAACTTCCCCTCCAAGGCCATCGATTTCCGGTCTTGTCAACGTAGCCGGTGCCCACATAAAAGCAGCCAAGCCCCTACCCCAAGACATTCAACGATTTCTGGATAGCGCCACTGATGGTGCCATTTTCTTCAGCCTTGGATCGTATGTCAAAAGCTCCGACATGCCTAAAGACAAGCTGAAAgcatttttcgaagtgtttcgGAATCTCAAACAAAAAGTACTATGGAAGTTCGAAGATGAATCTATGGTTAACGTTCCGAAGAACGTTATGGTTAGAAAATGGCTTCCACAGAGCGATATTCTGGCGCACCGGAAGATAGTACTGTTCATAACTCACGGTGGCATGTTTGGCAGTCAAGAGGGTATATACCGAGGGGTTCCGATGCTGTTCATTCCATTTTATGGAGATCAGCATCGTAATGCTCTGAAGGCGGAACGAGCCGGATATGCGCTGACACTCAACTTTGCGGATGTGAATATCATAACGTTGGGTTCTCGAATAAACGAACTACTGAGCAATCCGACTTATACCCGGTTAGTTAAAAAAGCATCCGAATTGTTCCGCGATAACATCGTTCCACCGATGGAGGAAGCGATGCACTGGATCGAGTATGTCATCCGGCACAAGGGTGCCAAACACCTGAAGGCGACTTCCGTGGATATCAGCTGGTGGCAATATCTAATGTGGGATGTAATTGCATTCTACCTTACTATTGTGACATTAACTATTTGGGTCACAACCAGAATCATCACTGCACTCTGTGTGAAACCTGCCAAGCACAAACCAAAGGATCCAAAACGGAACATCTCCACAACTAAGttgaaaaatccaaagaaaGTAAAGAATAATTGAACAATATATTTTAAGAGTAATGAAATGGTGAGATTTAAATAtacttttccgaaaaaaaagccTATTCTAAAGACATTCTATTCCATTCCGTTCGGCTGCGATCATAATTTCCATTAGGATATCGTACGCCGCTCCAGGAGTTCCCTGTGTGACGGAGAGAATGATATCCGGGGTCAAGTAAATGCCTAACTTTTTCAGCACCTTTCGGTTGAGCGTCTCCCAGTTGTCCAATTTGCGAGCTGTGGCGAAACCTTTGGTGTAGTTGTGCAAGTCCACTAATCGTGGAAATAATTGATGCAGGATTTCCGCTACCAATACTATAAAATCGTGATATTTTATTGTAATGTTATGCAGAACCTGGATATTTGAATCTAACCTCCATCAGATAAGTCACGAGACACCTTCCGAATGCGGCTAGATAACCGAAATTGAAATAACCATTGTTGAATAATGGATTGTTCTTCCGTGGATAACATGTCGTCAGTGTTTACCTAATAAGTAAAGATAAGTCCTAATACTTTTCGAAACTGATTATATCAAATAGAAAATATTATCTGCCTACTATGTCCTGAGGTCACGTAACAGTCATTGACAAGGGTCAATAATTCAATAAGACGTTACGTAATCAAAATAGTCGACAGTGTCCTGATGATAATCCGTGATCTCTCCAAAATCATATTGGATTTCCCACTACCCCATAACTAAaaatatcctacaacaaatgtgtaTGAACTGATATGAAATTATGACAAGCGAGGGccttccactaaaagctcaaaataattgtctttAACATGTGTAGTGTAGCTGACTTTCTGATcctctctacaac comes from Armigeres subalbatus isolate Guangzhou_Male chromosome 2, GZ_Asu_2, whole genome shotgun sequence and encodes:
- the LOC134217066 gene encoding UDP-glycosyltransferase UGT5-like — translated: MHFTPIQYLLFALLAFGCPLGASSSKILVLVPFPAPSHWLWLNHFVQELLERGHQLTAVTNFPAKSAHPNYTEILIDPPYDIPHYFPISDIFDSKYSSDWSNLALYWRVGLTTTQYALENTNVQQFIEQDDTDFDLVISEQFYQEAFLMFAHKYRAPIVTLGTLGYTDFMDRAMGLMTPWSFVPHPILLYMDEMNFFQRCYNFLISVTDAVVRKYYYLPRQDRLAKKYFASIEGPESFPSVKELETSISVMLINSHISTSPPRPSISGLVNVAGAHIKAAKPLPQDIQRFLDSATDGAIFFSLGSYVKSSDMPKDKLKAFFEVFRNLKQKVLWKFEDESMVNVPKNVMVRKWLPQSDILAHRKIVLFITHGGMFGSQEGIYRGVPMLFIPFYGDQHRNALKAERAGYALTLNFADVNIITLGSRINELLSNPTYTRLVKKASELFRDNIVPPMEEAMHWIEYVIRHKGAKHLKATSVDISWWQYLMWDVIAFYLTIVTLTIWVTTRIITALCVKPAKHKPKDPKRNISTTKLKNPKKVKNN
- the LOC134217067 gene encoding sperm flagellar protein 1-like, whose translation is MLSTEEQSIIQQWLFQFRLSSRIRKVSRDLSDGVLVAEILHQLFPRLVDLHNYTKGFATARKLDNWETLNRKVLKKLGIYLTPDIILSVTQGTPGAAYDILMEIMIAAERNGIECL